From one Thermodesulfobacteriota bacterium genomic stretch:
- a CDS encoding secondary thiamine-phosphate synthase enzyme YjbQ, translating into MKTYRKELLFEIPTRRAFINITPQVEDCLKESNITEGLILVNAMHITASVFINDDESGLHHDYDVWLEKLAPHEPVSSYRHNVGEDNADAHMKRQIMGREVVVAVTEGQLDFGTWERIFYGEFDGRRQKRVLVKIIGE; encoded by the coding sequence ATGAAAACCTATAGAAAAGAACTGTTATTTGAGATACCCACCAGACGGGCGTTTATCAACATTACTCCACAGGTTGAGGATTGTTTGAAAGAAAGCAATATCACCGAGGGGCTGATACTGGTAAACGCCATGCACATCACTGCGTCTGTTTTTATCAACGATGATGAATCGGGTCTCCATCACGACTACGATGTATGGCTTGAAAAACTGGCTCCCCATGAACCGGTATCATCCTACCGACACAATGTGGGTGAAGACAATGCAGATGCACATATGAAAAGGCAAATAATGGGTCGTGAAGTGGTGGTGGCTGTAACGGAAGGCCAACTCGATTTCGGAACCTGGGAGAGAATATTTTACGGTGAATTTGATGGCAGAAGGCAAAAAAGGGTACTGGTAAAAATAATCGGAGAATGA
- a CDS encoding ferritin family protein, which produces MAYDFNAAEIFEVAIRIEENGAAFYRKAAQLQADASNQDFLGKLASMEDVHKVTFVEMKDRITEAEKSQTVFDPHGELSLYLSSMADSHGGEGSPAAADSLTGKETMEEIISIAIGLEKNSILFYLGLRDMVPPKLGREKIDDIIREERKHIAQLTTLHRKIVAE; this is translated from the coding sequence ATGGCCTATGATTTTAATGCCGCTGAAATCTTCGAAGTGGCAATTCGAATTGAAGAAAATGGGGCCGCCTTTTACCGTAAAGCTGCCCAGTTGCAAGCAGATGCATCCAACCAAGATTTTTTAGGAAAATTGGCGTCCATGGAAGATGTCCATAAGGTCACATTCGTTGAGATGAAAGACCGTATCACTGAAGCGGAAAAAAGCCAAACCGTATTCGATCCCCATGGCGAGCTGTCACTTTATCTGTCCTCAATGGCAGATTCCCACGGTGGGGAGGGTAGTCCTGCTGCAGCCGATTCCCTTACCGGTAAAGAAACCATGGAGGAAATCATATCCATTGCCATCGGTCTTGAGAAAAATTCAATCCTCTTTTACCTGGGTCTCAGGGACATGGTACCCCCGAAATTGGGCCGGGAAAAAATAGACGATATCATCAGGGAAGAACGGAAACACATCGCACAGCTGACCACCCTTCATAGAAAAATAGTGGCCGAATAG
- the mutM gene encoding bifunctional DNA-formamidopyrimidine glycosylase/DNA-(apurinic or apyrimidinic site) lyase: protein MPELPEVETLVEELKPHVVGETIRNISIFRSLPILPLKAKEFIRAVEFRKIVDVTRRAKYLIFHLTPELCLLAHLRMTGKFILTNHLQSPGKYHRIWLSLGKNKLLVFEDIRCLGKMELVKNLATCQKLNRLGPEPLSKKLNASYFNKCCNETIRPIKAVLMDQGKIAGIGNIYASEILFHAGIHPERQAKFLTHMERKQIIHAIKTILKKAIQLQGTSVSDFRRVDNKMGKFQNFLNVYGKTAQPCPKCDHPIQRIVQYQRSTFFCPQCQR from the coding sequence GTGCCTGAACTGCCGGAAGTGGAAACTTTAGTTGAGGAATTAAAACCCCATGTGGTGGGAGAAACAATCCGTAACATAAGCATCTTTAGATCCCTTCCGATCCTACCCCTCAAAGCTAAAGAATTCATTCGGGCGGTTGAATTCAGAAAAATTGTAGATGTGACGCGCCGTGCAAAATACTTGATTTTTCATTTAACACCTGAGTTGTGCCTGTTAGCGCATTTGAGAATGACCGGAAAATTTATTCTCACCAATCACTTGCAATCCCCGGGAAAATACCACCGGATTTGGTTATCCTTGGGGAAAAACAAGCTGTTGGTGTTTGAAGACATTCGATGTCTGGGAAAAATGGAATTGGTTAAAAATTTAGCAACCTGCCAAAAATTAAACCGACTGGGGCCAGAACCGCTGTCGAAAAAACTAAATGCTTCCTACTTTAACAAATGCTGTAATGAAACCATTCGCCCCATCAAGGCTGTTTTAATGGATCAAGGCAAAATTGCCGGAATTGGTAATATTTATGCCTCAGAAATTCTTTTCCATGCAGGCATCCATCCTGAACGCCAAGCAAAGTTTCTCACCCACATGGAAAGAAAGCAAATTATCCATGCGATAAAAACAATTCTTAAGAAAGCCATTCAACTACAGGGCACTTCGGTTTCTGACTTTCGACGTGTGGATAATAAAATGGGAAAATTTCAAAATTTCTTAAATGTATATGGTAAAACAGCTCAGCCGTGTCCGAAGTGCGATCACCCCATTCAACGAATCGTCCAATACCAACGCAGCACATTTTTCTGTCCTCAATGCCAACGATGA